Proteins encoded within one genomic window of Lysinibacillus sphaericus:
- a CDS encoding thermonuclease family protein, which translates to MNLKKLFLALLFSTLLISGCTEEASTGNGKTEDIQGIVASTKESAEKHDVSKFEEFELQEIIDGDTIRIKYNGSSEKIRFLLVDTPETNHKTLGVQPFGPEAKEFTKQLLAGQDTVYLEFDVSYRDKYKRLLAYVYTKDGISVQEQLLKNGLARVAYIYEPNTKHVDWFKSIQKTAQQSAIGIWSVEDYVTNRGYDKEAYTNAVKEENPSKASKDESNNTSSKKNCTIKGNINSKGNKIYHMPGQRDYDNTVAEEMFCTEEEAEAEGFIPARQ; encoded by the coding sequence ATGAATTTGAAAAAATTATTTTTAGCTTTATTGTTTTCAACATTGCTGATTAGTGGATGTACAGAAGAGGCTAGCACCGGCAATGGTAAAACTGAAGATATACAAGGGATTGTAGCTTCAACAAAGGAATCTGCTGAAAAGCATGATGTGAGTAAATTTGAAGAATTTGAACTACAGGAAATAATTGACGGGGACACAATCAGAATAAAATATAACGGCAGTTCCGAAAAAATACGTTTTCTTCTTGTAGATACGCCTGAAACGAATCACAAAACGTTAGGGGTGCAACCTTTTGGGCCAGAAGCGAAAGAATTTACAAAACAGTTACTAGCTGGACAAGATACCGTTTATTTAGAATTCGACGTTTCCTATCGGGATAAATATAAAAGGTTATTAGCTTATGTTTATACGAAAGATGGTATTAGTGTACAAGAGCAACTATTGAAAAATGGGTTAGCACGCGTGGCCTACATTTATGAGCCAAATACGAAACATGTAGATTGGTTTAAGTCCATTCAAAAAACTGCGCAACAATCTGCCATTGGTATTTGGTCAGTTGAAGACTACGTAACAAATCGTGGTTACGATAAAGAGGCCTATACTAATGCTGTGAAAGAAGAAAATCCATCTAAAGCAAGTAAAGATGAGTCGAATAATACTAGCAGTAAAAAGAATTGTACTATTAAAGGAAATATTAATTCAAAAGGTAACAAAATTTATCACATGCCTGGACAACGTGATTATGACAATACAGTAGCAGAAGAAATGTTCTGTACTGAAGAAGAAGCTGAGGCAGAGGGGTTTATTCCCGCTAGGCAATAA
- a CDS encoding phosphatidylglycerophosphatase A family protein has product MHDKSIRVQSEEVAKAAQAALIRRGVELEDIAEIVYEMQKSYNVGLTLEHCIHSVERVLRKREVQHAVLVGIELDELAEKGLLSSPLQQIIESDEGLFGVDETIALGSVFTYGSIAVTTFGHLDKQKIGIIKKLDTEPGHHVNTFLDDLVASIAASAASRIAHRMRDLEEEGETFADIEPEELGPKPKPHNEI; this is encoded by the coding sequence ATGCATGATAAAAGTATTCGCGTACAGTCAGAAGAAGTGGCGAAAGCAGCCCAAGCTGCACTAATTCGCCGTGGTGTAGAGTTAGAAGACATTGCTGAGATTGTTTATGAAATGCAAAAATCCTACAATGTAGGCTTAACATTAGAGCATTGTATTCATTCGGTTGAACGTGTATTACGTAAACGAGAAGTCCAACATGCAGTATTAGTTGGAATAGAGTTGGATGAATTAGCTGAAAAAGGGCTATTATCTTCACCTCTACAACAAATTATCGAATCCGATGAAGGCTTATTCGGAGTAGATGAAACGATTGCATTGGGGTCTGTGTTTACATATGGAAGTATAGCTGTAACAACATTTGGACATTTAGATAAACAAAAAATCGGTATTATTAAAAAACTTGACACAGAGCCTGGACATCATGTTAATACATTTTTAGATGATTTAGTTGCCAGCATTGCAGCTTCGGCAGCATCACGTATTGCTCACCGCATGCGTGATTTAGAAGAAGAAGGCGAAACATTTGCTGATATTGAGCCAGAAGAGCTCGGTCCAAAGCCAAAACCACATAATGAAATTTAA
- a CDS encoding alpha/beta hydrolase, with protein MDKGTVQDLMFYSEALQEEIQLYIYVPANYSPLYKYNILIASDGKDYFQLGGITKLADELIDDYEIENLIIAFVPYKDIKDRRTKYIPSGEQHEAYLRFLAHELVPYLDAEYATYQMGMSRGVIGDSMAATASLMAALKYPSIFGKVILQSPYVDEDVLKAVEQFKDPGAISIYHIVGKNEDKVVTMDKTVKDFLTPNRQLHNLMLSKGFSTFYEEFDGNHTWKYWKPDLRRALIENFN; from the coding sequence TTGGATAAGGGAACTGTACAAGATTTAATGTTCTATAGTGAAGCATTGCAGGAGGAAATACAGCTATATATTTACGTCCCTGCTAATTATTCTCCACTATACAAATATAATATTCTCATCGCTTCGGATGGTAAAGATTATTTCCAACTTGGAGGTATTACAAAACTAGCCGATGAACTTATCGATGACTATGAAATCGAGAATTTAATCATTGCATTTGTCCCATACAAAGATATTAAAGATCGCCGTACTAAATATATTCCAAGTGGTGAGCAACATGAAGCTTACTTACGCTTTTTAGCACATGAACTTGTTCCCTATTTAGATGCTGAATATGCAACGTACCAAATGGGTATGAGCCGAGGAGTTATCGGTGATTCTATGGCTGCAACCGCTTCCTTAATGGCTGCATTAAAGTATCCGAGTATTTTTGGCAAGGTTATTTTACAATCACCTTATGTTGACGAAGATGTACTGAAAGCGGTTGAACAGTTTAAAGATCCAGGAGCTATTTCTATTTATCATATCGTGGGAAAAAATGAAGATAAAGTTGTGACAATGGATAAAACCGTTAAAGATTTTTTAACGCCAAATCGACAGTTGCACAATCTAATGTTAAGTAAAGGCTTCTCTACATTTTATGAAGAGTTTGATGGCAATCATACATGGAAATATTGGAAACCTGATTTAAGACGTGCGTTAATTGAAAATTTCAATTAA
- a CDS encoding YjcG family protein, with product MKYGIVAFPSKKLQDLANTYRKRYDPHYAKITPHMTLKDSFDATEDDIQSIVKQLDDIAAKHAPLNIHASRISSFFPTTNAIYFRIEPTEQLQAFHRVLEEQIPFGDSKHVFVPHITIAQKMTDSEHDDIFGQLRMTGVDEHDSIDRIHLLYQLEDGSWTTYETFRLTGAE from the coding sequence ATGAAGTACGGAATTGTGGCATTTCCATCAAAAAAATTGCAAGATTTAGCAAATACGTATCGCAAGCGTTACGATCCTCATTATGCGAAGATTACACCGCATATGACGTTAAAAGACAGCTTTGATGCAACAGAAGACGATATTCAATCTATTGTTAAGCAATTAGATGATATTGCTGCTAAACACGCGCCTTTAAATATTCATGCATCACGCATTAGTTCGTTTTTCCCAACAACAAATGCGATTTATTTCCGCATCGAACCAACTGAACAATTACAAGCATTCCATCGTGTATTGGAAGAACAAATTCCTTTTGGGGACTCTAAGCATGTTTTTGTTCCACACATCACGATTGCACAAAAAATGACGGACTCAGAACATGATGATATTTTTGGGCAACTCCGCATGACTGGGGTTGATGAACATGATAGTATCGATCGTATTCATCTTTTATACCAATTGGAAGATGGGTCATGGACAACATATGAAACATTCCGATTGACTGGAGCTGAATGA
- a CDS encoding GNAT family N-acetyltransferase, with protein MYNVKIVETEKEHADAFAVRKKVFVEEQGVPLHLECDALDATATHFIMYEGNEPVGAARLRSIEDHTAKIERVCILQSQRGKKLGVLIMQEMEKFAISIQQKKLKLHAQSYAVPFYEKLGYTVTSPEFMDAGIPHRAMEKEI; from the coding sequence TTGTATAACGTTAAGATTGTCGAAACAGAGAAAGAACATGCTGATGCATTTGCTGTTCGTAAAAAAGTATTTGTAGAGGAACAAGGTGTTCCGCTTCATTTAGAATGTGATGCTTTAGATGCAACAGCAACACATTTTATTATGTATGAAGGCAATGAACCTGTTGGTGCTGCTCGTCTACGTAGCATTGAAGATCATACTGCAAAAATTGAACGCGTATGTATTTTACAAAGTCAGCGGGGCAAAAAACTTGGCGTTTTAATTATGCAAGAAATGGAGAAATTCGCAATTTCCATTCAACAAAAGAAATTAAAACTCCATGCTCAAAGCTACGCCGTTCCTTTTTACGAAAAGCTTGGTTACACGGTAACATCTCCTGAATTTATGGATGCTGGAATACCTCATCGAGCAATGGAAAAAGAGATATAA
- a CDS encoding stage VI sporulation protein F — MHRSFFNSIEQKTGVSMDEIFALANAIQHADFTNEKQVRKIVRRVGKVSNRQITQELEDKIVNSIIQDGASLDFEKLARMMK, encoded by the coding sequence ATGCATCGCTCGTTTTTTAATTCGATTGAACAAAAGACAGGCGTATCAATGGATGAAATCTTTGCATTAGCTAATGCAATTCAACATGCTGATTTCACCAATGAGAAACAAGTAAGAAAAATAGTACGCCGTGTAGGCAAAGTGTCTAATAGACAAATTACACAAGAGCTTGAAGATAAAATCGTAAACTCTATTATTCAAGATGGCGCTTCACTAGATTTCGAAAAGCTTGCTAGAATGATGAAATAA
- a CDS encoding YjcZ family sporulation protein — protein MGYQGWCAQPYGNNVAGANSWNYCGGNNNNGMGSTFVLIVVLFILLIIVGATFVS, from the coding sequence ATGGGATATCAAGGCTGGTGTGCACAACCTTATGGTAATAATGTTGCTGGTGCAAATAGCTGGAACTATTGCGGAGGCAATAACAATAATGGAATGGGCTCAACATTTGTCTTAATTGTTGTCCTATTCATTCTCCTAATTATTGTTGGCGCTACTTTCGTAAGTTAA
- the spoVAE gene encoding stage V sporulation protein AE — protein sequence MTFIFAFIVGGIFCVFGQLLMDVGKLTPAHTLSTLVVVGAILDGMGLYEPLIHFAGAGATVPITSFGNSLTHGAMAEAEKHGLVGVLTGMFEVTSSGISAAIVFGFIGALIFKPKGNID from the coding sequence ATGACTTTTATATTTGCATTTATTGTAGGAGGCATTTTCTGCGTTTTCGGTCAATTATTAATGGATGTTGGTAAATTAACGCCAGCACATACATTAAGTACGTTAGTCGTTGTTGGTGCAATTCTAGATGGAATGGGCTTGTATGAGCCACTCATTCATTTTGCAGGTGCAGGTGCTACTGTACCTATTACATCATTTGGTAACTCCTTAACACATGGTGCAATGGCTGAAGCGGAAAAGCATGGATTAGTAGGCGTATTGACTGGCATGTTTGAAGTAACAAGTTCGGGAATCAGTGCTGCAATTGTTTTTGGCTTTATTGGCGCATTAATTTTTAAACCAAAAGGGAATATTGACTAG
- a CDS encoding stage V sporulation protein AD — MVIIFPSKPSLLAGGVVAGPLEDRSTFKQYFDTVYDDERWQMETNEQGHRKMVEEACEFVMKKGGITTAEVDYLLGGDLVNQMTPTNFAARELAIPFIGLFSACATSVSAVIVASLLTELGAANYSIAGASSQHNAIERQFRYPINYGAQKPQTAQWTVTAAGYALVGKHREDAPSIEAATIGKVIDYGMDDPFHMGAAMAPAAFQTIKSHLEERKQEIYHYDLILTGDLGQLGLKLLKGMLVESGIKNEELTLLRDAGAEFYGQDESFQSGASGAGCSAAVFFSYVMQELRAGTYKRVLLVATGALLSPLSFQQKETIPCTAHAIEITMK, encoded by the coding sequence ATGGTAATCATCTTTCCGTCAAAACCATCGTTGTTAGCAGGAGGCGTAGTAGCAGGACCGTTAGAGGACCGCAGTACTTTCAAACAATATTTTGATACGGTCTACGACGATGAGCGCTGGCAAATGGAAACAAATGAACAAGGCCATCGAAAAATGGTTGAAGAAGCTTGTGAATTTGTTATGAAAAAAGGTGGTATTACAACTGCAGAAGTTGATTATTTATTAGGTGGCGATTTAGTTAACCAAATGACGCCTACCAATTTTGCGGCAAGGGAATTAGCTATTCCCTTTATCGGATTATTTTCAGCTTGTGCTACCTCTGTTTCAGCTGTAATTGTAGCCAGCCTTTTAACGGAGCTCGGAGCTGCAAATTATTCAATTGCTGGGGCATCAAGTCAACACAATGCGATTGAACGTCAATTTCGTTATCCGATTAATTATGGTGCACAGAAACCACAAACGGCGCAATGGACTGTAACAGCAGCAGGTTATGCGCTGGTTGGTAAACATCGTGAAGATGCTCCTTCTATTGAAGCAGCCACGATAGGTAAGGTCATTGATTATGGAATGGATGATCCATTTCATATGGGTGCTGCCATGGCTCCTGCTGCCTTCCAAACGATTAAGTCTCATTTAGAGGAACGTAAACAAGAAATATATCATTATGATTTAATTTTAACGGGCGATTTAGGACAGCTTGGCTTAAAACTGCTTAAAGGCATGCTTGTCGAGAGTGGCATAAAAAATGAGGAGTTAACACTTTTACGCGATGCTGGAGCGGAATTTTACGGTCAAGATGAATCCTTTCAATCGGGGGCGAGTGGAGCAGGCTGTTCAGCGGCTGTTTTTTTTAGTTATGTAATGCAAGAGCTTCGTGCAGGGACATATAAACGAGTGCTCCTTGTGGCGACAGGTGCATTGCTATCTCCACTTTCGTTCCAACAGAAAGAGACGATCCCATGTACCGCACATGCGATAGAAATTACAATGAAATGA
- the spoVAC gene encoding stage V sporulation protein AC has translation MEKEQYQQLEQNITPPTPYLKNAVKAFVVGGLICTIGQAVSLFYIVFFNFTEATAGNPTVATMVFFAMILTGFGLYKRIGQFAGAGSAVPVTGFGNAVISAAIEHRSEGLVLGVGGNLFKLAGSVVLFGVVSAFFVALIKYILVTIGVVSW, from the coding sequence ATGGAAAAAGAGCAATATCAACAGCTAGAACAAAACATAACACCGCCTACCCCTTACTTAAAAAATGCCGTTAAAGCATTTGTGGTAGGTGGTCTCATTTGTACAATTGGGCAGGCGGTTTCTCTTTTTTATATCGTTTTCTTTAATTTCACAGAAGCAACAGCCGGAAACCCAACAGTTGCAACGATGGTATTTTTTGCAATGATTTTAACAGGCTTTGGTTTATACAAAAGAATTGGTCAATTTGCAGGAGCAGGTTCAGCAGTGCCTGTTACAGGGTTTGGGAATGCGGTAATTTCTGCTGCAATTGAACATAGATCTGAAGGTTTAGTCCTCGGTGTTGGCGGTAATTTATTCAAATTAGCGGGATCTGTTGTGTTATTTGGTGTAGTATCTGCATTTTTTGTTGCACTTATTAAATATATTCTTGTAACGATAGGGGTGGTTTCATGGTAA
- a CDS encoding YhcN/YlaJ family sporulation lipoprotein, translating into MRLLGMMLPLFVCMTLLIGCTEKEKFIVYGSPQNEAELESVLKEEKSVEKSTVIQYDDKMLVAVQIKPLKKWNTTKIEKKLQKKFDEKYPSKEVFVSADYKIFYEANKIKKDQLEDNKLSKKITELQKLAKEET; encoded by the coding sequence TTGAGGTTATTAGGAATGATGTTGCCTCTATTCGTCTGTATGACATTGCTTATTGGATGCACGGAAAAAGAAAAATTTATTGTCTATGGTTCTCCACAAAATGAAGCAGAGCTTGAATCGGTATTAAAAGAAGAAAAATCGGTTGAAAAATCAACTGTCATTCAATATGACGATAAAATGCTTGTGGCTGTGCAAATTAAACCATTGAAAAAATGGAATACGACTAAAATAGAGAAAAAACTCCAAAAAAAGTTTGATGAAAAGTATCCCAGCAAAGAGGTTTTTGTTTCAGCCGATTATAAAATATTTTATGAAGCCAATAAAATAAAAAAGGACCAACTTGAAGATAATAAACTAAGCAAGAAAATTACGGAGCTGCAGAAGCTTGCAAAGGAGGAAACATAA
- a CDS encoding CotY/CotZ family spore coat protein, with protein sequence MGCGKPTNPIGPIHSAGCVCDVVRAILDIQNQAVRDECSPCTANCFLEPLGGIVSPARSTADTRVFMLITKDGTPFKAFFSSPSADPCKCTSVFFRVEDMFDECCATLRVLEPLCTYDSTESTVDLLSRDGCCVNMKKICKVDDWNSTDSCITVDLSCFCAVQCIADVDLGICN encoded by the coding sequence ATGGGTTGTGGTAAACCAACAAATCCTATTGGACCTATCCATTCAGCAGGCTGCGTATGTGACGTGGTGCGTGCAATTTTAGATATTCAAAATCAAGCGGTGCGAGATGAGTGTTCTCCATGTACAGCAAACTGTTTCTTAGAACCACTAGGCGGGATCGTAAGTCCTGCACGCTCAACAGCAGATACACGCGTATTCATGCTTATTACAAAAGACGGTACTCCATTTAAAGCATTCTTTAGCTCACCATCAGCAGATCCTTGTAAATGTACATCAGTATTTTTCCGTGTCGAAGATATGTTTGATGAATGCTGTGCTACTTTACGCGTTTTAGAACCATTATGTACTTATGATTCTACTGAAAGCACTGTAGACTTATTAAGTCGTGATGGCTGCTGCGTAAATATGAAGAAAATTTGTAAAGTAGATGATTGGAACTCTACTGATAGCTGTATCACTGTGGATTTATCTTGTTTCTGCGCTGTTCAATGTATCGCTGATGTTGACTTAGGGATTTGTAATTAA
- the mgtE gene encoding magnesium transporter: MIEERNEKDDVQFDEAHLRGMLENNEINAFRDEFLELHPYDQATFYEKVEPDIRKIIYSYLSPTEMADIFEAIEIDDDEYTAYLAEMDPAYGAEMLSHMYADDAADVLNELDTKQRESYLGMMDVETAEEINELLSYDEYTAGSIMTTEYVAIPENSTVRSAMAILRKEAPNAETIYYIFVVDEAHRLTGVISLRDLIIADEDTLIRSIMNERVVMVHVGDDQEEVAQIMKDYNFLATPVIGDQGELLGIITVDDIIDVIDEEASEDYSKLAGISDMDKFDTNPWQAAKKRLPWLVILLFLGMLTANLMGQFEDTLDKVALLAVFIPLISGTSGNSGTQALAVAIRGIATGDVEEHSKMKLLLREAGTGILTGIVCGLIVIGIVYIWKSELILGMLVGAAICGSILVATLAGSFIPLLMHRMKIDPAVASGPFITTLNDITSILIYLGLATVFLSQIG, from the coding sequence ATGATAGAGGAAAGAAATGAAAAGGATGATGTGCAATTCGACGAGGCACATTTACGTGGTATGCTAGAAAACAATGAAATTAACGCATTCCGTGATGAGTTTTTAGAACTTCATCCATATGATCAGGCAACGTTTTATGAAAAGGTGGAGCCTGATATAAGGAAGATCATCTATTCGTACTTGTCTCCGACGGAAATGGCTGATATTTTTGAGGCAATCGAAATAGATGATGACGAATATACAGCGTATTTAGCTGAGATGGATCCAGCATACGGTGCAGAAATGCTGTCCCATATGTATGCTGATGATGCTGCAGACGTTTTAAATGAGTTGGATACAAAGCAACGAGAAAGCTATTTAGGCATGATGGATGTAGAAACAGCTGAAGAGATTAATGAGCTTTTAAGTTATGATGAATATACAGCTGGTTCTATTATGACAACTGAATACGTAGCTATTCCTGAAAATTCAACTGTTCGTTCTGCAATGGCGATATTGCGTAAAGAGGCACCAAATGCCGAAACGATTTATTATATATTTGTTGTGGATGAGGCACATCGACTAACAGGGGTTATTTCACTCCGCGATTTAATCATTGCTGATGAGGATACACTTATTCGCTCCATTATGAATGAACGAGTTGTAATGGTGCATGTGGGTGATGACCAAGAGGAAGTAGCACAAATTATGAAGGATTATAATTTCCTAGCAACACCTGTTATTGGTGATCAAGGTGAGCTTTTGGGGATTATTACTGTCGATGATATTATCGACGTTATTGATGAGGAAGCATCGGAAGACTACTCGAAATTAGCGGGTATTTCCGATATGGATAAGTTTGATACTAATCCTTGGCAAGCAGCAAAAAAACGTTTGCCTTGGCTTGTTATTTTATTGTTTTTAGGTATGCTAACAGCGAATTTAATGGGGCAGTTTGAAGATACATTAGATAAAGTAGCGTTGCTTGCTGTCTTTATTCCGCTTATTTCAGGTACTTCGGGGAATAGTGGCACACAAGCACTTGCTGTTGCCATTCGAGGCATTGCGACAGGTGATGTCGAAGAACATAGCAAAATGAAGCTGTTACTTCGAGAAGCAGGTACTGGCATCTTAACGGGAATTGTTTGTGGCCTGATTGTTATTGGTATTGTATATATATGGAAAAGTGAATTAATTTTAGGGATGCTTGTTGGTGCAGCAATTTGTGGTTCGATTTTAGTGGCAACACTTGCTGGCTCATTTATCCCATTATTAATGCATCGTATGAAAATTGATCCGGCTGTTGCATCGGGTCCGTTTATTACAACATTAAATGATATTACGAGTATTTTAATTTATTTAGGACTAGCGACCGTGTTTTTAAGTCAAATAGGCTAA
- a CDS encoding RluA family pseudouridine synthase → MSHSLQMSNSDTRFTLQFQAEKDGQLLREALAQWQISKRALTAIKFDGGLLSVNGIEQNVRYPLHMGDQVEIKFPPEEKSDGLTIEYGALSIIYEDEALLVLDKPAHQSTIPSREHPSKSVANFVCGYFEQQRLASTVHVVTRLDRDTSGLLCIAKHAHIHHLMGLAQRSGNVSREYEAIVHGHLIEDRQSIIAPIGRKESSIIEREVREDGQFAHTDVTVLQRFTVQGEPMTHIRLKLHTGRTHQIRVHMAYVGHPLIGDELYGGSRNLIDRQALHCVSLSLQHPLTNEKYSFTSMLKDDMQQILNI, encoded by the coding sequence ATGAGTCATTCGTTGCAAATGAGTAATAGCGATACACGTTTTACACTTCAATTTCAAGCTGAAAAGGATGGTCAATTGCTCCGTGAGGCTTTAGCACAATGGCAAATATCGAAACGTGCTTTAACAGCTATTAAGTTTGATGGGGGCTTACTATCGGTCAATGGTATCGAGCAAAATGTACGTTACCCCCTTCACATGGGAGATCAGGTAGAAATAAAATTTCCACCAGAAGAGAAAAGTGATGGACTCACAATTGAATATGGAGCGCTGTCTATTATTTACGAGGATGAGGCTTTGTTAGTGCTTGATAAACCAGCACATCAAAGTACAATTCCATCCCGTGAGCATCCGTCAAAAAGTGTAGCTAATTTTGTTTGTGGCTATTTTGAACAACAACGCTTAGCCTCCACCGTCCATGTTGTGACAAGGCTCGATCGTGATACATCAGGCTTGTTATGCATCGCTAAGCATGCACATATCCATCACTTAATGGGTTTAGCCCAACGCAGTGGTAATGTGTCGCGTGAATATGAAGCAATTGTACACGGACATTTAATAGAGGATAGGCAGTCTATCATTGCGCCTATTGGTCGAAAAGAATCTAGTATTATTGAACGTGAGGTACGGGAGGATGGCCAATTTGCGCATACGGATGTGACCGTCTTACAGCGTTTTACAGTTCAAGGAGAGCCGATGACGCATATTCGCTTAAAATTGCATACAGGACGAACACATCAAATCCGCGTGCATATGGCTTATGTAGGTCACCCACTTATAGGCGATGAATTATATGGGGGAAGCCGTAATCTGATAGATCGGCAAGCACTACATTGTGTATCGTTGTCTTTGCAGCATCCATTAACAAATGAGAAGTACTCTTTCACAAGTATGTTAAAGGATGATATGCAACAAATATTAAATATTTGA
- a CDS encoding NAD kinase translates to MKFSIQSRRDAQSNELMELAKTYLQDFGLTYDEETPEIVVSIGGDGTLLHAFHRYSHLLDQVAFVGIHTGHLGFYADWKPSELEKLVLSIAKKDFNVVEYPLLEVKVEHHNAESNTYLALNEATVKSPDVTLVMDVELNGNQFERFRGDGLCVSTPSGSTAYNKALGGAIIHPTLAALQITEIASINNRVFRTVGSPLILPAHHHCILRPVNDQNFNMTVDHLQVTQGDVKSIAFNVANERVRFARFRPFPFWERVHESFVANE, encoded by the coding sequence ATGAAATTTTCTATTCAATCACGTAGAGATGCACAATCAAATGAATTAATGGAGCTAGCAAAAACATATTTGCAAGATTTTGGATTAACATACGATGAAGAGACACCTGAAATTGTCGTATCGATAGGTGGGGACGGCACGCTATTACATGCTTTCCATCGCTACTCACATTTGCTAGATCAAGTTGCATTCGTCGGTATTCATACAGGCCATTTGGGATTTTATGCGGATTGGAAACCCTCCGAACTAGAGAAATTAGTGCTATCTATTGCGAAAAAAGATTTTAATGTTGTGGAGTATCCCTTATTAGAAGTAAAAGTGGAACATCATAATGCAGAATCAAACACTTATTTGGCACTAAATGAAGCGACCGTGAAATCGCCTGATGTTACCCTTGTAATGGATGTTGAGTTAAATGGTAATCAGTTTGAGCGTTTCCGTGGGGATGGCCTTTGTGTTTCGACCCCATCAGGTAGTACAGCCTATAACAAAGCTTTAGGAGGAGCCATTATCCACCCTACTTTAGCGGCACTTCAAATTACTGAAATTGCCTCTATAAATAATCGCGTCTTCCGAACAGTAGGCTCGCCACTAATTTTACCAGCTCATCATCACTGTATTTTACGCCCAGTGAACGATCAAAACTTCAATATGACAGTTGATCATCTACAAGTCACACAAGGTGATGTGAAATCCATTGCTTTCAATGTAGCAAATGAAAGGGTCCGCTTTGCACGCTTCAGACCGTTTCCGTTTTGGGAACGTGTGCATGAGTCATTCGTTGCAAATGAGTAA
- a CDS encoding GTP pyrophosphokinase, with amino-acid sequence MGQWEIFLSPYKQAVDELKIKLKGMRSQFGIVNANSPIEFVTGRVKPLASIYDKTLEKGLAFEPSKQLGDELGDIAGVRIMCQFVDDISTVTELIRQRKDMRVVEERDYITHNKPSGYRSYHMIVEYPVETIQGKKVVLAEIQIRTLAMNFWASIEHSLNYKYKGMFPEEIKNRLQSAAEAAFRLDEEMSSIRSEIQEAQAYFSEFKEASNPSLLSEKERDSQ; translated from the coding sequence ATGGGACAATGGGAGATTTTTTTAAGTCCTTATAAACAAGCAGTAGATGAGTTGAAAATAAAATTAAAAGGTATGCGATCTCAGTTTGGCATTGTCAATGCAAATTCACCAATTGAATTTGTGACAGGACGAGTAAAGCCACTGGCAAGCATTTACGATAAAACGCTAGAAAAAGGACTAGCCTTTGAACCGTCGAAGCAACTTGGCGACGAGCTTGGCGATATTGCAGGTGTTCGTATTATGTGTCAATTTGTAGATGATATTTCGACGGTGACAGAGCTAATTCGACAACGTAAGGATATGCGCGTAGTGGAAGAGCGAGATTATATTACCCATAATAAGCCAAGCGGTTATCGTTCATATCATATGATTGTAGAATACCCCGTTGAGACCATACAAGGAAAAAAAGTAGTGCTAGCAGAGATTCAAATTCGTACATTAGCTATGAATTTTTGGGCATCAATAGAACATTCACTAAATTATAAATATAAGGGCATGTTTCCAGAGGAAATAAAAAATCGTCTACAAAGTGCAGCAGAAGCAGCCTTCCGGTTAGATGAAGAAATGTCTTCGATTCGTAGTGAAATTCAAGAAGCACAGGCCTATTTTAGTGAATTTAAAGAGGCATCGAATCCTAGTTTACTATCAGAGAAGGAGCGTGACTCACAATGA